A region of Takifugu rubripes chromosome 6, fTakRub1.2, whole genome shotgun sequence DNA encodes the following proteins:
- the cetn3 gene encoding centrin-3 codes for MSLSLRTEEDEKKYNKIKELSEDQKHEIKEAFELFDTDKDQEIDYHELKVAMRALGFEVKKVDVLKILKDYDREGNGKITFEDFSEVVTGHILERDPKEEILKAFKLFDDDESGRISLRNLRRVARELGENISDEELRSMIDEFDTDGDGEINQEEFLAIMTEDS; via the exons AACTGAGGAAGACGAAAAGAAGTACAACAAGATCAAAGAGCTGAGTGAGGATCAAAAACATGAAATCAAGGAAGCTTTTGAGTTGTTCGACACCGATAAAGATCAAGAAATTGACTACCATGAGCTAAAG GTGGCGATGCGAGCCCTTGGCTTTGAAGTAAAGAAGGTGGATGTTTTGAAGATTCTTAAAGACTATGACAGAGAGGGAAATGGCAAAATAACATTTGAGGATTTCAGTGAAGTCG TGACTGGTCATATCCTGGAGCGAGACCCCAAAGAGGAGATCCTGAAGGCCTTCAAGCtgtttgatgatgatgagtcGGGAAGGATCAGTCTGAGGAACCTGAGGCGGGTGGCTCGAGAACTTGGGGAGAACATCAGCGATGAGGAGCTGCGCAGCATGATCGACGAGTTCGACactgatggagatggagaaa TCAATCAAGAGGAGTTCCTCGCCATTATGACAGAAGACTCCTGA